One Pyrus communis chromosome 4, drPyrComm1.1, whole genome shotgun sequence genomic region harbors:
- the LOC137732359 gene encoding putative squamosa promoter-binding-like protein 19 isoform X2, with protein sequence MEDGSRGKLKDPGVSTRKPSSSTTSLKRPRQPNNETKIAACLVDGCNSDLSKCRDYHRRHKVCELHSKTSKVTIKGQERRFCQQCSRFHSLVEFDEGKRSCRRRLDGHNKRRRKRQSESMSTNLGRFLSNYQANAVMNSPWGYALKPENDSVLLDNHSQLNETRRSSYTYREKQIPFVQGFEYAHSEASVYQPFTNANFALGNSSNSHRMVANGLYRDRESNCALSLLSWTRATQEEIGLSHTAQSSSVCPAQSMIPRIHYNNVGVQDEAAISNLVSDGNSIGNLHCQGKFQNSNYS encoded by the exons ATGGAAGATGGATCAAGGGGCAAGTTGAAGGATCCTGGGGTCTCTACGAGGAAGCCATCTTCGAGTACTACATCTTTGAAAAGACCGCGACAACCCAATAACGAAACCAAGATTGCTGCATGCTTGGTTGATGGGTGCAATTCGGACCTTAGCAAATGCCGGGATTATCATCGACGGCATAAAGTATGTGAGCTCCATTCAAAGACCTCAAAAGTTACAATCAAGGGCCAGGAACGGCGGTTCTGTCAGCAGTGCAGCAG GTTCCATTCGTTGGTGGAATTCGATGAAGGAAAAAGAAGCTGCAGAAGACGTCTTGATGGACACAACAAACGTAGGAGGAAGCGTCAGTCAGAATCCATGTCCACAAATTTGGGAAGATTTCTTTCCAATTACCAAG CAAATGCTGTCATGAACTCTCCGTGGGGCTACGCATTGAAACCGGAGAATGATTCTGTGCTGCTTGATAACCACTCACAATTAAATGAGACAAGAAGAAGCTCATATACTTACCGAGAAAAACAAATCCCATTTGTGCAAGGCTTTGAATACGCGCACTCAGAAGCTTCTGTCTACCAACCATTTACAAATGCCAACTTTGCACTGGGAAATTCTAGCAACAGCCATAGAATGGTTGCCAATGGATTATACCGCGACAGAGAATCTAATTGTGCTCTCTCTCTTCTGTCATGGACACGAGCAACACAAGAGGAGATTGGGCTGAGCCACACAGCGCAGTCCAGTTCAGTATGCCCGGCTCAGTCCATGATCCCAAGAATCCACTACAATAATGTGGGAGTGCAGGATGAGGCTGCAATTTCTAATTTGGTTAGTGATGGCAACAGCATTGGCAATCTCCACTGCCAGGGCAAGTTTCAGAATTCAAATTATTCCTGA
- the LOC137732359 gene encoding putative squamosa promoter-binding-like protein 19 isoform X1 yields MEDGSRGKLKDPGVSTRKPSSSTTSLKRPRQPNNETKIAACLVDGCNSDLSKCRDYHRRHKVCELHSKTSKVTIKGQERRFCQQCSRFHSLVEFDEGKRSCRRRLDGHNKRRRKRQSESMSTNLGRFLSNYQGTRFLSFGNPQMCAANAVMNSPWGYALKPENDSVLLDNHSQLNETRRSSYTYREKQIPFVQGFEYAHSEASVYQPFTNANFALGNSSNSHRMVANGLYRDRESNCALSLLSWTRATQEEIGLSHTAQSSSVCPAQSMIPRIHYNNVGVQDEAAISNLVSDGNSIGNLHCQGKFQNSNYS; encoded by the exons ATGGAAGATGGATCAAGGGGCAAGTTGAAGGATCCTGGGGTCTCTACGAGGAAGCCATCTTCGAGTACTACATCTTTGAAAAGACCGCGACAACCCAATAACGAAACCAAGATTGCTGCATGCTTGGTTGATGGGTGCAATTCGGACCTTAGCAAATGCCGGGATTATCATCGACGGCATAAAGTATGTGAGCTCCATTCAAAGACCTCAAAAGTTACAATCAAGGGCCAGGAACGGCGGTTCTGTCAGCAGTGCAGCAG GTTCCATTCGTTGGTGGAATTCGATGAAGGAAAAAGAAGCTGCAGAAGACGTCTTGATGGACACAACAAACGTAGGAGGAAGCGTCAGTCAGAATCCATGTCCACAAATTTGGGAAGATTTCTTTCCAATTACCAAG GCACAAGATTCTTATCATTTGGTAATCCACAAATGTGTGCAGCAAATGCTGTCATGAACTCTCCGTGGGGCTACGCATTGAAACCGGAGAATGATTCTGTGCTGCTTGATAACCACTCACAATTAAATGAGACAAGAAGAAGCTCATATACTTACCGAGAAAAACAAATCCCATTTGTGCAAGGCTTTGAATACGCGCACTCAGAAGCTTCTGTCTACCAACCATTTACAAATGCCAACTTTGCACTGGGAAATTCTAGCAACAGCCATAGAATGGTTGCCAATGGATTATACCGCGACAGAGAATCTAATTGTGCTCTCTCTCTTCTGTCATGGACACGAGCAACACAAGAGGAGATTGGGCTGAGCCACACAGCGCAGTCCAGTTCAGTATGCCCGGCTCAGTCCATGATCCCAAGAATCCACTACAATAATGTGGGAGTGCAGGATGAGGCTGCAATTTCTAATTTGGTTAGTGATGGCAACAGCATTGGCAATCTCCACTGCCAGGGCAAGTTTCAGAATTCAAATTATTCCTGA